One Triticum dicoccoides isolate Atlit2015 ecotype Zavitan chromosome 4B, WEW_v2.0, whole genome shotgun sequence genomic window carries:
- the LOC119295042 gene encoding probable E3 ubiquitin-protein ligase ARI1 has product MASDDDCYYYYEDDGDGEEDEEEEGEEAADWDGLAVGADEDDLGLLEDDPPHSERRVDCWAITEDTLSAAQQEDLSIMMNLLNIKQHQARSLFIHHRWKIDCIYDCLDRKGRDRMLREAGIVLQEKSSMLIGASRTPSTSVQCNVCFDDDLSPAAVSTMDCGHCFCNDCWTEHFNAAIDSGKKQIRCMEVKCLAICDEGIVQRLLGQKYPDAAKRFDRFLLESYLEDNDFVKWCPSIPHCGRAIRVGTGDRYCEVKCLCGVSFCFNCMEQTHSPCPCNIWKQWNTRIHGESENIKWIVKNTKSCPKCFKPIEKRDGCNLVKCKCGQYMCWLCGGPTGSAHTWTNIEGHSCNRYKESKDKVDTGRRQLERYAHYCNRFKIHEDSYKEQHEKLGPAIKEKVKQLESNHLRPRLIRDGDWLTDAHQRLLWSRQVVSRSYAFAYHMFGGELQAHRSERGSLAPAQNLFESQQEQLERHVEQLSKVLVTDIPALPDQEIVKVKQEVVNLDKILERLCGEMYTCIQDELLPLLTEPMDIAAYTPDGPVRAKVFRA; this is encoded by the exons ATGGCCAGCGACGACGACTGCTACTACTACTacgaagacgacggcgacggcgaggaggatgaggaggaggagggggaggaggcggccgactgGGACGGCCTGGCGGTGGGGGCGGACGAGGACGACCTCGGCCTGCTCGAGGACGACCCGCCGCACTCGGAGCGCCGCGTCGATTGCTGG GCTATTACAGAAGACACCCTTTCTGCGGCCCAG CAAGAAGACTTGTCCATAATGATGAATTTGCTCAATATAAAGCAGCACCAGGCGCGCAGTCTCTTCATTCACCACCGATGGAAGATAGACTGCATCTATGATTGCCTTGACAGGAAGGGGCGAGACCGCATGCTCAGAGAGGCAGGCATTGTACTGCAGGAGAAGAGTAGCATGCTAATAGGTGCCTCAAGAACACCCTCGACAAGTGTCCAATgcaatgtgtgctttgatgatgacTTGTCCCCGGCCGCTGTCTCGACTATGGACTGTGGCCATTGCTTCTGCAATGACT GTTGGACAGAGCACTTCAATGCAGCCATAGACAGTGGCAAGAAGCAGATACGTTGCATGGAGGTGAAGTGCTTGGCTATTTGCGATGAGGGCATTGTGCAGCGCCTACTTGGCCAGAAGTACCCCGATGCAGCCAAGCGCTTTGATCGCTTCCTACTGGAGTCTTATCTTGAGGACAATGACTTTGTGAAGTGGTGCCCCAGCATCCCACACTGTGGACGCGCAATCCGTGTGGGCACTGGTGATCGTTACTGCGAGGTCAAGTGCCTCTGTGGTGTCAGCTTCTGCTTCAACTGTATGGAGCAGACACACTCACCATGCCCGTGTAACATATGGAAGCAGTGGAACACCAGGATCCATGGCGAGTCAGAGAACATCAAATGGATTGTTAAAAACACCAAGAGCTGCCCCAAGTGCTTCAAGCCGATTGAGAAGCGTGACGGTTGCAACCTGGTCAAGTGCAAGTGTGGCCAGTATATGTG CTGGCTATGTGGTGGACCCACAGGTAGCGCGCACACATGGACAAACATTGAGGGCCACAGCTGCAACCGCTACAAGGAGAGCAAGGACAAGGTGGACACGGGCAGGCGGCAGCTAGAGCGATACGCGCATTACTGCAACCGGTTCAAGATCCATGAGGACTCATACAAGGAGCAACACGAAAAGCTGGGGCCGGCCATCAAAGAGAAAGTGAAACAGCTGGAGTCGAACCACCTGCGACCAAGGCTGATCAGGGACGGCGACTGGCTGACCGATGCACACCAGCGCCTGCTGTGGTCACGGCAGGTGGTGTCACGATCATACGCGTTTGCCTACCACATGTTCGGCGGCGAACTGCAGGCGCACCGGTCAGAGCGGGGCAGCTTGGCCCCAGCGCAGAATCTGTTTGAGAGCCAGCAGGAGCAGCTGGAGCGCCACGTGGAGCAGCTGTCGAAGGTGCTCGTGACGGATATCCCGGCGCTGCCTGACCAGGAGATAGTGAAGGTGAAGCAGGAGGTCGTCAACCTCGACAAGATCCTCGAGAGGCTCTGCGGGGAGATGTACACCTGCATTCAGGACGAGCTGCTGCCGCTGCTCACGGAACCCATGGACATCGCCGCTTACACGCCGGACGGCCCTGTGCGGGCCAAGGTGTTCCGGGCCTGA
- the LOC119295043 gene encoding metacaspase-1-like — MECGHCGEGVSIPRGARAVQCAHCRGVTRVGRRHGAVGFVVNMISNMAGGGRTRPATPPRLREAGYPRAHGDKRALLVGINYAGTHLRELSGPITDVKSMSFLLTQKYGFPSQCILVLTDEERDPYRTPTKCNILLAMRWLVHGCSSGDSLVFHFSGHGDQVRDDDGDERDGKDEVLCPLDSDPDDYGSDIRDDEINAALVRPLVHGVRLHAVVDACHSGTVLDLPNLCKIKRNGESEWTDQSAPNGAWKKTSGGQAVLISGCADTQTSTDGIGDELVGMGALTYSFFTAALFAQRTPTYAQLLATIKAIIRERNADGRINCKLPAPVCSLVRKVVNFSGVQEPQLTSSDKFDINRTQFLL; from the exons ATGGAGTGTGGTCACTGCGGCGAGGGCGTGTCCATCCCGCGGGGAGCACGCGCTGTGCAGTGCGCGCATTGCCGCGGGGTGACGCGCGTCGGTCGGCGGCACGGCGCCGTCGGCTTCGTCGTGAACATGATCAGCAACATGGCGGGCGGCGGCCGCACGAGGCCGGCAACGCCGCCGAGGCTGCGGGAGGCGGGCTACCCCAGAGCCCACGGCGACAAGCGCGCCCTCCTGGTCGGCATCAACTACGCGGGCACGCATCTCCGTGAGCTGAGCGGCCCCATCACCGACGTCAAGAGCATGAGCTTCCTGCTCACCCAGAAGTACGGGTTTCCAAGCCAGTGCATCCTCGTCCTCACCG ATGAGGAGCGCGATCCGTACAGGACGCCGACCAAGTGCAACATCCTGCTGGCGATGCGGTGGCTCGTGCACGGCTGCAGCTCCGGCGACTCCCTCGTGTTCCACTTCTCCGGCCACGGCGACCAGGTgcgcgacgacgacggcgacgagcgGGACGGGAAGGACGAGGTGCTCTGCCCGCTCGACTCGGACCCGGACGACTACGGCAGCGACATCCGGGACGACGAGATCAACGCGGCCCTGGTCCGGCCGCTCGTGCACGGCGTCAGGCTCCACGCCGTCGTCGACGCCTGCCACAGCGGCACCGTCCTTGATCTCCCCAACCTCTGCAAGATCAAAAG GAACGGGGAATCTGAATGGACGGACCAGAGCGCTCCGAACGGCGCCTGGAAGAAAACGAGCGGCGGGCAGGCGGTCCTGATCAGCGGCTGCGCCGACACCCAGACGTCGACCGACGGGatcggcgacgagctcgtgggCATGGGGGCCCTGACGTACAGCTTCTTCACGGCGGCGCTGTTCGCGCAGCGGACGCCCACCTACGCGCAGCTGCTGGCGACGATAAAGGCCATCATCCGCGAGCGCAACGCCGACGGGCGGATCAACTGCAAGCTCCCCGCGCCCGTCTGCTCGCTCGTCCGCAAGGTGGTCAACTTCAGCGGCGTGCAGGAGCCGCAGCTGACTTCGTCGGACAAGTTCGACATCAACCGGACGCAGTTTCTGCTATGA